Sequence from the Aspergillus nidulans FGSC A4 chromosome III genome:
CCCTGATTTCCGACCGCGCACTAAGACACAGAGCTCGGCTGCTTGCTTCCAGCGGGCGCGACGGAGATTTCCAGGCAGAACGCAGTCTTTTATAATCGTAAAGCTATGCAGCACTGTTTGAAAGTGAACTGCCCAACTTTAACCTGCTGCATGGTTGGTTTAATTCTTGCGGCTGCTACTAATCACAGGAATAGCAAGTTGGGTAATACGAAGCGTTGCAGCAACGAATGGCGCGCTGTTGCTAAGAATAAATGTACGGAAGCGGTGCCTGGGCCCACTATCATACAAGAGTATTACTCTGTTATTATTATTACAGGTTTGGGACTGCCGTTTTTTTCTTGGAGACGACTCGCATCTCCACTCTCCTTCCACCCGCTCAAGttcaatctcaatctcaCTCATTCCTCTTCTCAGCCTCTCAGTCTCTTCCTTCGTTCATTTGCCTCTTCGGTCCCGATTCCTTCTTTCGTCCCTCCTCCCAACCGTTATTTGAAGTCTTTGTTGTTTATAATGAGACTAATCACGTCTACGTGAGGCTCGAACCATTTCAACTTGGCGTGCTCGGAACGAGATTCTGTCAATTTCGCCCCTGGCCGTCCCGTCAGCAAATTGCCTTCGACATCAGCACTTCGTCTCGCTCGGCCCGCGACAGCAATTGTCGACCTTTGCGTATCATACCGTCCGAAAAAAAATCTTTCGGTCATCGTTATCTATTGCAATTTTTCTCCATAAGCTGTCGAAGGCTGATGAGAGCCTTGCAGCCCTAGCTAGGTTCTCGGGAACTGTCTTGGTTTTGGATATCTGCTTCGTGGCTGTTTTCCGGACAATCACTCAATTGCCCACGCTACGTTTCAGTCTGAGATATAGTACGATTCGAGGTCTAGGATCTGGAGTTGTACTTTTGATAGTGTAATTCACCTCAGGACAGCGGAGATTATAAAAACGTATTGGGCAACGGGAGTTGCCCTTGCGTTCATCCACCATGAGTCAGAGCGTTCCCAACCCAGCGCCGAGCACCACGGTTGATACAGAACCTTCACCGACTACGACCTCCGATACCGATTCAACTGAGACTTCCCAGACGTCTACATCTACGTCCACCGAATCCGAGCCGTCTTCTACAGCTGAaacctcaacttcaactACAGAGTCACCTACCTCAACAAGCACCTCAGAAACTACAGAGCCTACAGTGACGTCTACATCCTCCGAGACTTCTTCTGCCCCTACCAGTACTACTAGTAGTAGTACTACTACCACTACTACTGATGACCCAACCACCACTACTACTGAAACCACAAGCACAACAACCGAGCCAACTTCATCCGATACTGTTGAGCCAACAGCCACCACAACAGAGATCACCACTGgaacaaccacaaccactaTCACCATAACTGGCACACCGACCGGACCCACGACTACGGGCAGTGGAGACGCATCTTCAACCATCGATTCCTCatctgctgcttcagcaaCGGAGACAGGCGGCAGCGACTCTGGACTCTCGGCAGGTGGCACTATTGCTGTCGCGGTGGTTGTCCCTGTTGTCTCTGTCGCTATTCTTGTCCTGGTAGGCCTGtggctctggagaagacacAAAGCAAAGAAGGTGGCGGAAGAGGAACGCAGAAAAGAAGTTGAGGAGTACGGGTTTAACCCAAACGGTGATCCAACCCTACCCGCAGTAATAGGTGGCTCTGCGGATGATAATGCTGGTTACCGTGGGTGGGGGACAACTTCAGCCGGCCGCAAAGCTTCGACAAACATTTCAAGcagtgctggtgttggtCTAGCAATGTCTGAAGCCAGCAGTCAACCAGGTTACCATCACACTGCTACTCCCAGCGATGGCACCATCCAATACGAAGGGCATGGTCCGCTTGGCGAGACCGAACCCTACGGGATTTTGGGCGCTGCTCCTGTCACTGCAGCTACGTCCAATCAGCGCCATACTGATATCAATCGAGGCCCATCTAATGCCTCTTCTGCGTATTCTGCGGGTAATCACTCGGATATCTCAGAAGAAAGTAATATGTCCGCCAACCATCCTGGCGGCCCATACTATGATTATGCCGATGTACAACAGCAATATGGAGGGTATAACGATCCATATGGCGCCCAACCAGTGATTCGGGATGTTCAAGCTCGCCGGAACACACAGATTCAAAATCCATCTGTATTTCCCCGACAAGGAAACGCTGGGATCGCGCAAAATTTCTAGGAGAAAATGGATTGAccattttttctttcttataTATACTTACTCTTACTAAAGGATCATATATCAACTCTTGTTCGCCCAGCACGGTTGCCACTAATGGAGTTGTGAGGGGTTTTAGCGCAGCACTGAGCCCTAAGCCTTCATATTACTGTTATCAACAGGCCAGAGTCGATTATTCATTCATCTACACGGAACTCGCCgagttcttttttttttttttttttttcgctttCTATTTTGTGATACCAATTTCACTGCCATCTTCGCCGATTATCTTTCCCCTATTTGTTCCCTCGCTATCTTGGtcttgtcttcttttttggTGTACATTTACGACTGCTCCTTATCATGTGAGGGACCTCTTTAGTTCTGGTTTGTCTTCAATATCTCTTCTATACCTGAACAGACATTCTACTTCACCTACTCTCCATCTTTCTTTGTCTGGATGtcctgcttttttttttttcttggtGGGCATTTGCTCCTCTCAGAGAAGGCAAGGAGTGTGTAAAGCTCTATACTTAGCTAGGGATCCATAATGATAAACTCAAACTCATAGCGAAACCAAGAAGCAGACTTCGTAGCATTCGATAGGTTTAATGATACGGCGTCTCTGTAATCACATTGCTGCCTGTGGAGTCATGTAAGGAGCGCGAAGACCGGACAGCCTATCAGTGGTCGGGCTTCTAGATGAGGCTACAAGAAGATCAGGGCTTGTAACCGTTAGCATCAATCTCAGGCGACCTTAACCACCTTTCGA
This genomic interval carries:
- a CDS encoding uncharacterized protein (transcript_id=CADANIAT00006154), which encodes MSQSVPNPAPSTTVDTEPSPTTTSDTDSTETSQTSTSTSTESEPSSTAETSTSTTESPTSTSTSETTEPTVTSTSSETSSAPTSTTSSSTTTTTTDDPTTTTTETTSTTTEPTSSDTVEPTATTTEITTGTTTTTITITGTPTGPTTTGSGDASSTIDSSSAASATETGGSDSGLSAGGTIAVAVVVPVVSVAILVLVGLWLWRRHKAKKVAEEERRKEVEEYGFNPNGDPTLPAVIGGSADDNAGYRGWGTTSAGRKASTNISSSAGVGLAMSEASSQPGYHHTATPSDGTIQYEGHGPLGETEPYGILGAAPVTAATSNQRHTDINRGPSNASSAYSAGNHSDISEESNMSANHPGGPYYDYADVQQQYGGYNDPYGAQPVIRDVQARRNTQIQNPSVFPRQGNAGIAQNF